CACTTGTTGGGATGGGAATCTTCTATTATAATAATGAGGTGATTTTGGGGGAATGAATGATTTGCGTTGTGATGACAAATAGAATAAACGAAATGTTTCAAATCCCATCGCGCAAGTGTTCTTCTGCTTTATTGTTCGTTTTTTGTTTTGACTGATTCACAAATTAATTCTTTATAAATAAAAGCTTACAGAAAGGATGGTATATAGTATGGCAGGATCTATTTATGGAAGATTGTTTCAGATTTCTACATGGGGGGAATCGCACGGAAAGGGGATCGGTGTTGTGATCGACGGATGTCCGGCAGGGCTTTCTCTTTCAGAGGAGGATATCCAGGTTTATCTGGATAGAAGAAAACCCGGACAAAGCCAGTTTACAACCGGCCGTAAGGAAAGTGATATGGCACAGATCTGGTCCGGCGTATTTGAAGGCCGGACGACCGGAACTCCGATTTCAATTCTCGTACAGAACCAGGATCAGCGTTCCCGTGATTACGGAAATATTATAAACACATATAGGCCGGGACACGCTGATTATACATTTGATGAAAAGTATGGTTTCCGTGATTACAGAGGAGGGGGACGCTCTTCCGGAAGAGAAACTACTGCCAGAGTTGCAGCAGGTGCAGTTGCTGCTAAGATTTTGAAAGAACTTGGCATTGAAGTACATGCTTATACGAAAGCAATCGGCCCGGTATCTGTTCCGGAAAATGAATACCATCCAGAAGAGATTTTCCAGAACCCGATTTATATGCCAAGCAACGCATATGCCCAAAAAGCATCTGCCTATCTGGAAGAATGTATTAAAAATCAGGATTCCTCAGGAGGCATCATTGAATGTGTTGTTACCGGTATGCCGGTAGGAATCGGTGATACTGTATTTGAAAAACTGGACGCCAATCTTGCCAAAGCAATGCTGTCCATCGGAGCAGTCAAAGGTTTTGAGATTGGTGACGGCTTTAAAGCTGCAGATACAAAAGGAAGTATCAACAATGATTCCTTCCATACAAAAGATGGAAGGATCACCAAAGACACCAACCATGCAGGCGGTGTCCTCGGCGGTATGAGTGACGGAAGCAAGATCATCTTCCGCGCGGCAGTAAAGCCGACTCCGTCCATTTCACAGCCACAGTCCACCGTCACCAAAGATGGAGAAAACACCGAAATGATCATTAAAGGACGTCACGACCCGGTCATTGTCCCACGCGCCGTCGTAGTCGTAGAATCTATGGCCGCAATCACGATCCTCGATCTGCTCTTCACCAACATGAGTGCCCGAATGGACAAACTCAAAAGCTTCTACGGCACTGATGTGGTGGCCTTATTTTGATATCTGATTTCCAAGATAAAACTTCATGTATATTTTGTATGTTTTATCTGCTATTGTACCGTCAGACTTCTATTCCATAAAGTTCCTCCTCATTTTTTATAATAACTGTCTGGACTTTGAAATAATTTCTGACACACAAAAAGCCACCTCAGTCAGGCAATGTCATTAAGTTAAGATGACCAATCAAGATCTTAGCATCAGAAATGATGCTAGGGTCTTTTTATTTTGTAATAAATGCTTGACATATGATTCGAAAGCGGCCCTTGTAATTAAGAACATCTTGATTGCAAGGAGGTAACGCATATGAGCAATTATATTAATCAAGTTTCAGATTCTCTAAAGAATCATATTTCGGAATTAGCTAACAATCCATGTTTATTTCTTCGAAACCCCAATGTCGATTTCTCTCGAAAACGAAAAATTGATTTCAAAACTTTTATAGGAATCATGATGAATTCGGGTGGAGCTACTATGAGTAAAGAACTACTTGATTTCTTTGATTTTAACAAAAATACTCCGTCTGTGTCAGCATTTACGCAACAACGTTCAAAAGTACTTCCAGAGGCTTTTGAATATTTGTTTAAATCTTTTACGGATGACAACCTTCCAATGAAAAACAATGATAAAACAAAACAGGTGAACTTTACAATCGCCATTTATATTTGTAGAGAATATCTCCGTAATAAACGCAATCTTAGTCCACCTAATGTGATTAACCTAATAGAAAAGCATGTATTACCAGTAAGACCTGGTCGAAAAGGCCCTCGCAAAGTCAAACCCCAGGCATCTGTAAGCTTTCTATATAGAGTGGCTTAATCATAGATAATTATAAGTTTTTTTGACAGATAAACAATCTGTCTTTTTGTTGTGCTGCAAAATAGACAAAAGAAAAAACACATCATATTTATCAAACAATTGCAAATATGATGTGTTTTATAATTATGTCAAAATTCTTAACTTAATGACATTGCCATTTAGCCTTGACTTTTTATTTGCGGGCTACTTATAATCCTTTTACAAACTCAACTGTATTTTTTATATCTTCCTCATCCGGATGTCCTTTTGCAATACCACCTACCAGTTTAAATGGACCAAATGTGTCATAACCCTTGCATCCGAATTTTCCTATCACTTTAGAACGCTTCTCGTCCAAAATCTGCTCTATGGATTTATAATTCGCACTTCCACCATAAGTACAGATCAGAAATACCTTTTTATCGTCCGGTAGATTCTTCTCTGCAAATCCCAATATCGACTGATGAAATTTTGAAAAATAGATTCCTGATGCAAATCCAATCATATCATAACTGCTCAGCTCTACATCTGGCTGTTTTACAGCATCAATCAAATCGACCTGGCATTCTTCTGCTATGCCCTTTACTAGTTTTTCTGTATTTCCATGATGTACAGATGCATATACGATTGCTTTTCTCATTTGTTTTCCTTTCTGCCTGCTCCATCAATCAGGTTATAACTCATATCCAAAAAGTCCAGTATCTTTGCTTCACTGACCGAACCATCCAGTAAAACTGTGATCCAGTGCTGCTTGTTCATATGGTATCCGGGTAAAAATCCATAAGTCTGAATAAGCATATTTGTCATGTCCGGATCACACTTTACGTCCATAATATCAACCGGCTCTTTTCCATCTAATCCCAGTTTCGATTTTTCAACCGTCATGATCACTGCATACCATTTCCCATTTTTATGCCGGAGTACTGCACTGTCCGGTAGTTTACTCCATAAATATTCCGGAATTGTGCCATACTTTTTCTGCACATATTCAAAAATTTCTTCTTTGTTCACGATCTATTCAACTCCTGATTCTTCTGTTATCCTGCCCTAAATTGAAAAAGCGCTGAATGTAACGATTATACTGCCTCTCACAGAAAGGAGAAACTGCAATGGCTGAGAGAAAGAACCAACTCTTTAAAAAGAAGAGATGCCTCTTCTCTTTCCATCTAATCTATTTTCTCGCTCTACCCTATCACACTTGCACCAAATGGCATGAAAGAAAGTCTTGCCATTTTAAAAAACTGCTTTCCAAATGGAATTCCAACAATCGTAATGCACCAAAGAAAACCAATTATCAGGTTTCCCAATGCCATTTCCCAGCCAAAGAACAGGATCCAGATTAAATTTACCAAAAATGAGAACATTCCATTTCCATACACAATTTCTTTTCCAAAAGGCCAGAATGCTAGAGATGCAAATTTAAAACATTGCAGTCCCACTGGGATTCCAATGATTGTAATACACCATATGCATCCCGCAAAAATCCATGCTAGTCCACCCAACACTCCTCCAAATATAAACCAGAGAATATTTCCTAATGTTCTCATAAGTGCATCTCCCCTATCTCCATTGTTTTAGTATTCTTTTGAAATTTCTCCTGTACCATCATGAGCATTTTTTCAAAAGACTGTGCAAACCTTACATCATCTTCTTCTGTTCGTTTTTTCGGTCCCTTGATATGATTCTTATGGGAACTTCTTCTGGCTTTTTTATTCAAATGACGTTCCATGAGCATCTGATCAATATTGTCATTCGTGTACCATTTGCCCGATTGATGAATGGCATATGCACCTTTTCCTAGTGCCATTGCTGCAACACCATAGTCCTGTGATACGACAATATCTCCTTTATGGCAGATACTAATCAGTTTATAATCTACTGCATCTGCTCCTGCCCCTACTACAATCACTTCGCTATAATCAGAATACAAAATATGATTTGTATCACACAGCAATGTAGTTGGAATATTATATTTCTCTGCTATTGTCTCGATAATACCTACTACCGGACATGCATCTGCATCTACAAATATCTGCACTAGTGCCTCTCCATTTCTTTTTATATCTAAAATCTACTACAATAGAATTATACCACTATTCCCTCTTTTCACCAAACACTATTCTAGCACCACATCCCGCCGCTGACACTCTCATAGCAGAACCATTCCCATAACTTCCGTATGGCTTAGGATTTCTTTCTCTAAACCAATACCTGAATCTTCCACCATAACCTGCATATGGATATCTTTTTCCCCAATCCTGCATGATAGTTACTACCGTTTCTTCTATTTTCTTTACTGTAGCTTCCGTTCCGACTGCAAGAAGAGCTTCTCCAACTGCTATTGTCATAACAGAATCATCTGTAAAGCTACAGCCTTTACTAAACAAATCAAACTTTTTTGGTGATTAACTAAAATTAGTCAATTCTTACCCGTTTTTTATTTTTCAAAAAAGCATCCATTTTCCTTATAAAACGGTTGCTTTTTCTCTAAACTATAGTATAATAAACCTTGTCGTGTGTATAGAAATACTAAACTCTAGGTTTATTTTTATTTTTACAAACAATTTACAGAAAGGAGCTATTTATGAACATCGGACAGAAAGTAAGGGAGCTCCGTATTGCGAAAAATCTTACCCAGGAAGAACTTGCAGACCGGAGTGAGCTTTCGAAGGGATTCATTTCCCAGCTGGAACGGGATCTTACTTCTCCTTCTATCGCCACACTGGTTGATATTCTGCAGTGTCTCGGCACCAATCTGAATGAATTTTTCAGCGATGACGAGGAAGAACAGGTTGTCTTCGGTGATGAGGATTATTTTGAAAAAAAGGATACTGATCTGAAGAATACGATTGAATGGATCATTCCGAATGCCCAGCGCAATATGATGGAACCGATCCGTCTTACCCTGGCTCCGGGCGGTGCAACCTACCCGGATCTTCCACACGAAGGTGAGGAATTCGGATACGTGCTTCAGGGTTCCGTCAAAATCCACGTAGGCAATAAGGTCTACAAAGCTAAAAAGGGAGAATCCTTTTATTTTACTCCCCACGCAAAGCATTATATAGAAGCATCGTCTTCTTCCGGGGCACGCCTGATCTGGGTCAGCACTCCCCCAAGTTTTTAAGTACACAGGAGGATTATACATATGCCAAACAAACTGATTGACATTGTTGGTGTTTCCAAATCATATGGAGACAATCTGGTTCTGGACGACCTGAACCTTTATATCAGAGAAAATGAATTTCTCACACTTTTAGGACCTAGCGGCTGCGGAAAGACAACGCTTCTGCGTATCCTCGGCGGATTCGAAAATCCGGACTCCGGAAAAGTAATTTTCGATGGAAAGGACATTACATCCCTTGCACCGAATAAACGGCAACTCAACACTGTTTTCCAGAAATATGCGCTTTTCACCCATATGACCATTGCTGAAAATATTGCTTTTGGTCTGAAGATCAAAGGGAAATCAAAATCTTACATCGATGATAAGATTCATTATGCATTAAAACTGGTCAATCTGGAAGGTTACCAGAACCGTTATCCGGATTCTTTAAGTGGGGGGCAGCAGCAGCGTATTGCCATCGCCCGCGCCATTGTAAATGAACCAAAAGTTCTTCTTCTGGATGAACCTCTCGGTGCCCTGGATTTAAAGCTCCGCCAGGACATGCAGTATGAACTGATCCGTTTAAAAAATGAGCTGGGAATTACATTTATCTACGTTACCCACGATCAGGAAGAAGCTCTCACCATGTCTGACACGATTGTTGTCATGAATCAGGGATACATCCAGCAGATCGGTACACCGGAAGATATCTACAACGAGCCGGAAAATGCTTTCGTAGCCGACTTCATTGGCGATAGCAACATTTTCAATGCCATCATGGTACGCGATAAGCTGGTCAATATTGTCGGTGCCGAATTCCCGTGTGTGGATACCGGATTCGGAACCAACAAACCGGTCGATGCGGTCATCCGTCCGGAGGACATCGATCTTGTAAAACCAGAAGAAGGTACATTAAAGGGTGTCGTTACCCATCTGATTTTCAAAGGAGTCCACTATGAAATGGAAGTCCTTGCCAACAACTATGAATGGCTGGTACACAGCACCGATATGTTCCCGGTTGGCACTGAGGTTGGAATCCATGTTGACCCGTTTGATATTCAGATCATGAAAAAACCAGAATCTGAAGATGAGGAGGCTGCAGGAATTGAAGAATAGCAAACGTCTCCTGGCAGGGCCATACCTTTTCTGGGCAGTTTCTTTCATTATCATTCCTCTGATCATGATCTTCTATTATGGTCTGACTGACAATGACGGAAAATTCACCTGGATGAACCTTGCCAAAATCACAACACCTGAGAATTTAAAGGCTCTGGGGCTTGCACTTCTGCTTGCATTTGTCAGCACAGTGATCTGCCTGATCCTTGCCTATCCTCTGGCAATGATCCTTGTCGGAAGAAATGTAAACCAGTCCAGCTTCGTAGTACTTGTTTTCATCCTTCCGATGTGGATGAACTTTCTGCTCAGAACTCTTGCATGGCA
The sequence above is drawn from the Coprococcus comes ATCC 27758 genome and encodes:
- the aroC gene encoding chorismate synthase; amino-acid sequence: MAGSIYGRLFQISTWGESHGKGIGVVIDGCPAGLSLSEEDIQVYLDRRKPGQSQFTTGRKESDMAQIWSGVFEGRTTGTPISILVQNQDQRSRDYGNIINTYRPGHADYTFDEKYGFRDYRGGGRSSGRETTARVAAGAVAAKILKELGIEVHAYTKAIGPVSVPENEYHPEEIFQNPIYMPSNAYAQKASAYLEECIKNQDSSGGIIECVVTGMPVGIGDTVFEKLDANLAKAMLSIGAVKGFEIGDGFKAADTKGSINNDSFHTKDGRITKDTNHAGGVLGGMSDGSKIIFRAAVKPTPSISQPQSTVTKDGENTEMIIKGRHDPVIVPRAVVVVESMAAITILDLLFTNMSARMDKLKSFYGTDVVALF
- a CDS encoding flavodoxin family protein, translated to MRKAIVYASVHHGNTEKLVKGIAEECQVDLIDAVKQPDVELSSYDMIGFASGIYFSKFHQSILGFAEKNLPDDKKVFLICTYGGSANYKSIEQILDEKRSKVIGKFGCKGYDTFGPFKLVGGIAKGHPDEEDIKNTVEFVKGL
- a CDS encoding ABC transporter ATP-binding protein; its protein translation is MPNKLIDIVGVSKSYGDNLVLDDLNLYIRENEFLTLLGPSGCGKTTLLRILGGFENPDSGKVIFDGKDITSLAPNKRQLNTVFQKYALFTHMTIAENIAFGLKIKGKSKSYIDDKIHYALKLVNLEGYQNRYPDSLSGGQQQRIAIARAIVNEPKVLLLDEPLGALDLKLRQDMQYELIRLKNELGITFIYVTHDQEEALTMSDTIVVMNQGYIQQIGTPEDIYNEPENAFVADFIGDSNIFNAIMVRDKLVNIVGAEFPCVDTGFGTNKPVDAVIRPEDIDLVKPEEGTLKGVVTHLIFKGVHYEMEVLANNYEWLVHSTDMFPVGTEVGIHVDPFDIQIMKKPESEDEEAAGIEE
- a CDS encoding YaiI/YqxD family protein, encoding MQIFVDADACPVVGIIETIAEKYNIPTTLLCDTNHILYSDYSEVIVVGAGADAVDYKLISICHKGDIVVSQDYGVAAMALGKGAYAIHQSGKWYTNDNIDQMLMERHLNKKARRSSHKNHIKGPKKRTEEDDVRFAQSFEKMLMMVQEKFQKNTKTMEIGEMHL
- a CDS encoding MmcQ/YjbR family DNA-binding protein, which encodes MNKEEIFEYVQKKYGTIPEYLWSKLPDSAVLRHKNGKWYAVIMTVEKSKLGLDGKEPVDIMDVKCDPDMTNMLIQTYGFLPGYHMNKQHWITVLLDGSVSEAKILDFLDMSYNLIDGAGRKENK
- a CDS encoding helix-turn-helix domain-containing protein — encoded protein: MNIGQKVRELRIAKNLTQEELADRSELSKGFISQLERDLTSPSIATLVDILQCLGTNLNEFFSDDEEEQVVFGDEDYFEKKDTDLKNTIEWIIPNAQRNMMEPIRLTLAPGGATYPDLPHEGEEFGYVLQGSVKIHVGNKVYKAKKGESFYFTPHAKHYIEASSSSGARLIWVSTPPSF
- a CDS encoding YccF domain-containing protein → MRTLGNILWFIFGGVLGGLAWIFAGCIWCITIIGIPVGLQCFKFASLAFWPFGKEIVYGNGMFSFLVNLIWILFFGWEMALGNLIIGFLWCITIVGIPFGKQFFKMARLSFMPFGASVIG